The Corynebacterium qintianiae genome has a window encoding:
- a CDS encoding (deoxy)nucleoside triphosphate pyrophosphohydrolase, whose translation MPKQIDVVGAVFVRDGRVFAARRGAGKAMEGMWEFPGGKVEHGETPEQALIRELKEELLIDAKVGAKLTATSHQYEFGVVNLSTYYCELVSGMPVLTEHAEVRWVPISDMMKLDWAPADIPAVVILQGGSTQ comes from the coding sequence ATGCCGAAACAGATCGACGTTGTCGGAGCCGTTTTCGTACGCGACGGCCGGGTATTCGCCGCGCGCCGCGGTGCAGGCAAGGCAATGGAGGGAATGTGGGAATTCCCCGGTGGCAAGGTCGAGCACGGTGAGACTCCGGAGCAAGCCCTCATACGGGAGTTGAAAGAGGAACTGCTTATCGACGCTAAAGTGGGCGCGAAACTGACAGCAACATCTCACCAGTACGAATTCGGAGTAGTCAATCTATCGACGTACTACTGCGAGCTTGTCTCTGGCATGCCCGTATTAACTGAACACGCAGAAGTGCGATGGGTACCAATTAGCGACATGATGAAGCTCGACTGGGCTCCTGCCGACATCCCGGCGGTAGTCATTTTGCAAGGAGGTTCGACGCAGTGA
- a CDS encoding DEAD/DEAH box helicase: protein MSTSENATGSEFEPDMKLSENQETPQVVADTEEVAAAEDTRDAGNSEDTGASAEPEATATENTETTSQPEEPAQEPAEQAEDKADAEPEAQPEKSDNGFDNLDLPQSVVDAVKKVGFEQPSPIQAQTIPLLMQGRDVVGLAQTGTGKTAAFALPVLSQIDPSLRHPQALVLAPTRELALQVADSFQSFADHLGKIQVLPIYGGQAYGIQLSGLRRGAQIIVGTPGRVIDHLEKGSLDISNLRFLVLDEADEMLNMGFQEDVERILADTPDTKQVALFSATMPNGIRKISKQYLNDPAEVTVKSETRTNTNITQRFLFTAHRNKLDAITRILEVTEFDAMIVFVRTKHETEELAEKLRARGFSAAAINGDIAQQQRERTVDQLRDGRLDILVATDVAARGLDVERISHVFNYDIPNDTESYVHRIGRTGRAGRTGEAILFVTPRERRMLRSIERVTNATIEEMDLPTVDEVNESRKIKFMDSITESLESKDQDVFKSMVREYSSANNIPMDDIAAALAAQVNSAGEFLMKEPPKDKRDRRDRDNWDRDDRRDRDRGDRGGRRDRFDRDDRRGGRFDRDDRGDRGGRGRQNDSENFDTYRLDVGKRQHVRPGAIVGALANEGGLNSRDFGRITIGGDFTLVELPKGMDSSVLDRLADTRISGQLINIQRDKGGAARSYGGDRGDRGGRGRYDDRGDRGGRGGFRGGRDRDDRGGRGGFGGRGGRDRDWRD from the coding sequence ATGAGCACTTCCGAAAACGCTACCGGCAGCGAGTTTGAGCCGGACATGAAATTGTCGGAAAATCAGGAAACCCCGCAGGTTGTCGCAGACACTGAAGAAGTGGCTGCCGCTGAAGACACCAGGGATGCGGGCAATTCTGAGGACACCGGCGCTTCGGCAGAACCCGAAGCCACCGCAACCGAGAACACCGAAACCACCTCCCAGCCGGAGGAGCCCGCGCAGGAGCCGGCCGAGCAGGCTGAGGATAAGGCTGACGCCGAGCCTGAGGCGCAGCCCGAGAAGTCGGACAACGGGTTTGACAACCTCGACCTCCCGCAGAGCGTCGTTGACGCAGTGAAGAAGGTCGGCTTCGAGCAGCCGTCTCCCATCCAGGCGCAGACCATTCCGCTTCTGATGCAGGGCCGCGACGTCGTCGGTCTTGCGCAGACCGGTACCGGCAAGACTGCTGCTTTCGCACTTCCCGTGCTGAGCCAGATTGACCCGTCGCTGCGCCACCCGCAGGCCCTGGTTCTCGCCCCGACGCGCGAACTCGCCCTGCAGGTCGCCGATTCCTTCCAGTCCTTCGCCGACCACCTGGGCAAGATCCAGGTGCTGCCGATCTACGGCGGCCAGGCGTACGGCATCCAGCTATCCGGCCTGCGCCGCGGCGCCCAGATCATCGTGGGCACCCCGGGCCGCGTCATCGACCACTTGGAGAAGGGCTCGCTGGACATCTCCAACCTGCGCTTCCTCGTTCTCGATGAGGCCGACGAGATGCTGAACATGGGCTTCCAGGAGGACGTCGAGCGCATTCTCGCCGACACCCCGGACACCAAGCAGGTCGCGCTGTTCTCGGCGACGATGCCGAACGGCATCCGCAAGATCTCCAAGCAGTACCTCAACGACCCGGCCGAGGTCACGGTCAAGTCCGAGACCCGCACCAACACGAACATCACGCAGCGCTTCCTGTTCACGGCGCACCGCAACAAGCTCGACGCGATCACCCGCATTCTCGAGGTGACCGAGTTCGACGCGATGATCGTCTTCGTGCGCACCAAGCACGAGACCGAAGAGCTCGCTGAGAAGTTGCGCGCTCGCGGGTTCTCCGCCGCGGCCATTAACGGTGACATCGCCCAGCAGCAGCGTGAGCGAACCGTCGATCAGCTTCGCGACGGCCGCCTCGATATCCTGGTCGCCACCGACGTCGCCGCCCGCGGCCTCGACGTCGAGCGCATCTCCCACGTGTTCAACTACGACATTCCGAACGACACGGAGAGCTACGTTCACCGCATCGGCCGCACCGGCCGCGCGGGTCGCACCGGCGAGGCGATCCTCTTCGTCACCCCGCGCGAGCGCCGCATGCTCCGCTCCATCGAGCGCGTGACCAACGCGACGATCGAGGAGATGGATCTGCCCACCGTCGACGAGGTCAACGAGAGCCGCAAGATCAAGTTCATGGACTCCATCACCGAGTCGCTCGAGTCCAAGGACCAAGACGTGTTCAAGTCCATGGTGCGCGAGTACTCCAGCGCGAACAATATCCCGATGGATGACATCGCAGCAGCGCTGGCCGCACAGGTGAATTCGGCTGGCGAGTTCCTGATGAAGGAGCCGCCGAAGGATAAGCGCGACCGCCGCGACCGCGACAACTGGGACCGCGACGACCGCCGCGACAGGGATCGTGGGGACCGTGGCGGCCGCCGCGACCGCTTCGACCGCGATGACCGCCGCGGAGGGCGTTTCGACCGCGACGACCGTGGGGACCGTGGTGGGCGCGGACGCCAGAACGACAGCGAGAACTTCGACACCTACCGCCTCGACGTGGGCAAGCGCCAGCACGTGCGCCCGGGTGCCATCGTCGGCGCCCTGGCGAACGAGGGCGGGTTGAACTCGCGCGACTTCGGCCGCATCACCATCGGCGGCGACTTCACCCTGGTGGAGCTGCCGAAGGGGATGGACTCCTCCGTCCTCGACCGTCTCGCAGACACCCGCATCTCCGGTCAGCTGATCAATATCCAGCGCGACAAGGGCGGCGCTGCACGCAGCTACGGTGGTGACCGCGGAGACCGCGGCGGGCGCGGACGTTACGACGATCGTGGGGATCGCGGTGGACGCGGTGGCTTCCGCGGCGGACGCGATCGCGATGACCGTGGAGGCCGGGGTGGCTTCGGCGGCCGCGGTGGACGCGATCGGGACTGGCGCGATTAG
- a CDS encoding DHH family phosphoesterase — translation MTTVFVVLHVAAAILLLGPVIVATSMFPRQAAEARTGSQEAVGRATVLQRITSTYGMLSALVPLLGAVVLIFGWDHFKTNYFLHTAIILALIAWGILFFMVIPQQRKMMGSLNALDPAEADQADYTSNFESAKAKTTAGAGIFNLLTMIILILMYLPSDIFA, via the coding sequence ATGACTACCGTTTTCGTTGTCCTCCACGTGGCCGCCGCCATCCTCCTGCTCGGCCCCGTCATCGTCGCCACGTCCATGTTCCCCCGCCAGGCCGCCGAAGCCCGAACCGGCAGCCAGGAGGCCGTCGGCCGCGCCACCGTCCTGCAGCGCATCACCTCCACCTACGGCATGCTCTCCGCACTCGTCCCGCTGCTCGGCGCGGTGGTGCTCATCTTCGGCTGGGATCATTTCAAAACGAACTACTTCCTGCACACCGCGATCATCCTGGCCCTGATCGCCTGGGGCATCCTCTTCTTCATGGTTATCCCGCAGCAGCGCAAGATGATGGGCTCCCTCAACGCCCTCGACCCGGCCGAGGCCGACCAGGCGGACTACACCTCGAACTTCGAGAGCGCCAAGGCGAAAACGACTGCGGGCGCCGGCATATTCAACCTGCTCACCATGATCATCCTAATCCTGATGTACCTGCCGTCGGATATCTTCGCGTAA
- a CDS encoding HNH endonuclease family protein, with translation MRYYLALLIALTLAVVPWPTPRSLIDAPTTASPPQRATVLGYERDAFGPGWAATPSGCDTRSALMAQAFSVPSCSVPYREWSARPITDPYTGQPLLPADVEIDHVYPLSAAWDSGAHAWTGAQRLAFANDPRNLVVTSSAANQDKSDQLPSEWLPPAPRARCAYARQLTAVARAYELALPRDDLRAVRRACSGFTGLVGRSSL, from the coding sequence ATGCGCTATTACCTCGCCCTGCTCATCGCCCTGACCCTCGCGGTGGTGCCGTGGCCCACCCCGCGCTCGCTTATCGACGCCCCCACCACCGCATCCCCTCCCCAGCGCGCCACCGTCTTGGGCTACGAGCGCGACGCGTTCGGCCCTGGCTGGGCTGCCACCCCGTCCGGGTGCGACACCCGCTCGGCACTGATGGCCCAGGCGTTTTCCGTCCCGTCCTGCTCGGTGCCCTACCGCGAGTGGTCAGCCCGCCCGATCACCGACCCCTACACGGGCCAGCCGCTGCTCCCCGCCGACGTGGAGATCGACCACGTATATCCCCTCTCCGCCGCGTGGGACTCCGGCGCCCACGCCTGGACCGGTGCGCAGCGCCTCGCCTTTGCCAATGACCCGCGCAACCTCGTTGTCACGTCGTCAGCCGCAAACCAGGACAAGTCCGATCAGCTGCCCAGCGAATGGCTCCCCCCTGCCCCGCGGGCGCGCTGCGCATACGCTCGGCAACTCACCGCTGTGGCTCGCGCTTACGAACTTGCGTTGCCACGCGACGACCTGCGCGCGGTACGGCGCGCGTGCTCGGGTTTCACCGGCTTGGTTGGACGGAGCTCCCTGTAA
- a CDS encoding DEAD/DEAH box helicase, protein MPKFLLHGLWLPESGFNLWVEQVEGHRILLPSQVPEATFPPVVASLVDDSRFRHRSRVRLQTPRGKHVELRVPTAALAPSETISFLASLAVLDEDSSAASKEQRASIAPDLYWLIRLYKGMRQFVRAGRVSIHVPYRDGQWFAEWQLGTGVDERGWLAEMIAAAPGVLTVNNPSLDENVSQTLVHWIATAHLADLDEDTRPYPWHDFVHSLLTAAPLRRGGAELTRKLSDWNGSITAVNLQLVFIVEQPADTDVVGEDAAQWPVRVQVRSGTDSPRPVRLHVYDTSTAQTLRRDLYRAIDVTDMVNHVSHPRRRDTPSPVDDGDWDVFLSTDEIVRFVQGEAVKLRMRGFAVMLPRAWSQAETTARLHVAAESNPHDSSTVTHLGFDTLVTYDWRVSVGDVELDDAEMAKLVNSKSGLVQLRGEWVLADGSALAKTKRYMEKLAENSLARAKREAEAAQTRAALAEANGAADAAVLRDEAARLSEAYEEMKNSDRTQGAVTAAELRDLALESAAGSEAPVEFSGSPWFTSLVAGTDRPAPERMDIPEWVGADLREYQRRGVDWLHFMSRSNLGAVLADDMGLGKTLQLLTLLAVERERGERTGPTLVVAPTSVVGNWAREAARFVPQLEVTVHHGSHRLAGDDLFAAIDSADVLITSYGVAGRDVKELSRVEWDHVVLDEAQAIKNAGTRASKSVRAIPARHRIALTGTPIENKLSELRSLLDFVNPGMLGSQTFFRNHFSKAIESRRDEELAAEMSERLRRLTTPFILRRLKTDPAIIDDLPEKNEHIVAVDMTPEQAALYTALVQNVEKELAEREGMSRKGLVLATITRIKQICNHPAHFLGDGSAVTVKGKHRSGKVAMLMELLDEAVNSEQRVLIFTQYKAFGAILQPYLAERLGEPVPFLHGGVGKDARDAMVEGFQSAEGPRAMLLSLKAGGTGLNLTAASIVIHLDRWWNPAVENQATDRAYRIGQDKNVTVYKMITRGTLEESIQDVLDGKMHLAGTVVGEGEGWITELDTDDLARLMSYRAEGD, encoded by the coding sequence ATGCCTAAATTCCTCCTCCACGGACTCTGGTTGCCCGAGTCCGGCTTCAACCTGTGGGTTGAGCAGGTGGAAGGGCACAGGATCCTGCTGCCGTCGCAGGTCCCCGAGGCAACGTTCCCGCCGGTGGTGGCATCGCTTGTCGACGACTCCCGGTTCCGCCACCGCTCCCGGGTGAGACTGCAGACCCCCCGGGGCAAACACGTGGAGCTGCGCGTGCCCACGGCCGCACTGGCGCCGTCGGAGACGATCTCGTTCCTCGCGTCGCTCGCCGTTCTCGACGAGGATTCGTCGGCGGCGTCGAAGGAGCAGCGGGCGTCGATAGCCCCCGACCTGTACTGGCTGATCCGCTTATATAAGGGCATGCGCCAGTTCGTTCGCGCCGGGAGGGTGAGCATCCACGTGCCGTACCGCGACGGGCAGTGGTTCGCCGAGTGGCAGCTGGGCACCGGGGTGGACGAGCGCGGCTGGCTCGCGGAAATGATCGCCGCGGCGCCGGGTGTGCTCACGGTGAACAACCCGAGTTTGGACGAGAACGTATCGCAGACGCTGGTGCACTGGATCGCCACCGCGCACTTGGCTGACTTGGACGAGGATACGCGGCCGTACCCGTGGCACGACTTCGTGCATTCGCTGCTTACCGCGGCCCCTCTGCGCCGCGGCGGGGCGGAGCTGACGCGCAAGCTCAGCGATTGGAACGGCTCGATCACTGCAGTGAACTTGCAGTTGGTGTTCATCGTGGAGCAGCCCGCGGACACCGACGTAGTGGGGGAAGACGCTGCGCAGTGGCCGGTCCGCGTGCAGGTCCGCTCCGGAACGGACTCGCCGCGGCCGGTGCGTCTGCACGTATACGACACGTCTACGGCCCAGACGTTGCGCCGCGACCTCTACCGCGCCATCGATGTGACCGACATGGTCAACCACGTCTCGCACCCTCGCCGCCGGGACACCCCGTCCCCAGTTGACGACGGTGACTGGGACGTGTTTCTCTCCACCGACGAGATTGTGCGCTTTGTGCAGGGGGAGGCGGTGAAGCTGCGAATGCGGGGTTTCGCGGTGATGTTGCCGCGCGCGTGGTCCCAGGCCGAGACAACGGCGAGGCTGCACGTCGCGGCCGAGTCCAACCCGCACGATTCCTCGACGGTAACGCACCTCGGCTTTGACACCTTGGTCACGTACGACTGGCGCGTTTCGGTCGGGGACGTCGAGCTCGATGACGCCGAAATGGCGAAACTGGTCAACTCTAAATCCGGTCTCGTGCAACTGCGCGGGGAGTGGGTGTTGGCCGACGGAAGCGCGCTGGCCAAGACGAAGCGCTATATGGAGAAGCTGGCGGAGAATTCCCTGGCGCGGGCCAAACGAGAGGCGGAAGCTGCACAGACTCGCGCGGCGCTGGCCGAAGCGAACGGCGCGGCGGACGCCGCGGTGCTCCGTGACGAGGCGGCACGCTTGAGCGAGGCGTACGAGGAGATGAAGAACTCCGACCGTACTCAAGGCGCGGTCACCGCCGCCGAGTTGCGTGACCTGGCGCTCGAGTCCGCAGCGGGCTCAGAGGCGCCAGTGGAGTTTTCCGGCTCGCCGTGGTTCACCTCGCTGGTGGCGGGAACGGACCGACCTGCCCCGGAACGCATGGACATCCCCGAGTGGGTGGGCGCCGACCTGCGTGAATACCAGCGCCGCGGGGTGGACTGGCTGCACTTCATGTCGCGTTCCAACCTCGGCGCGGTGCTGGCCGACGACATGGGTTTGGGCAAAACCCTGCAATTGCTCACGTTGTTGGCCGTCGAGCGTGAGCGCGGGGAACGCACCGGTCCGACACTCGTGGTGGCGCCGACGTCCGTGGTGGGCAACTGGGCCCGCGAGGCCGCTCGCTTCGTGCCCCAGCTTGAGGTCACCGTCCACCACGGATCGCACCGCCTCGCCGGTGACGACCTGTTCGCCGCGATCGACTCCGCGGACGTCCTGATCACCTCCTACGGCGTCGCCGGGCGCGACGTGAAAGAACTCTCGCGGGTGGAATGGGACCACGTGGTGCTGGATGAGGCCCAGGCGATCAAGAACGCGGGCACGAGGGCGTCGAAAAGCGTGCGCGCAATCCCCGCGCGGCACCGCATCGCCCTGACCGGCACGCCGATTGAGAACAAGCTCTCAGAGCTGCGCAGCCTGCTCGACTTCGTCAATCCCGGCATGCTGGGGAGCCAGACGTTCTTTCGCAACCACTTCTCCAAGGCGATCGAGTCGCGCCGCGACGAGGAGCTTGCCGCGGAGATGAGCGAGCGGCTGCGGCGACTGACCACGCCATTCATCCTGCGCAGGCTGAAGACGGACCCGGCGATCATCGACGACCTTCCGGAGAAAAACGAGCACATCGTCGCCGTCGACATGACCCCGGAACAGGCTGCCCTATACACGGCGCTGGTGCAGAACGTGGAAAAGGAGCTCGCGGAGCGCGAAGGTATGTCCCGAAAAGGGCTGGTGCTGGCCACGATTACCCGCATCAAGCAGATCTGCAACCACCCCGCACACTTCCTCGGTGACGGCTCGGCCGTGACCGTCAAGGGCAAGCACCGCTCCGGCAAGGTAGCCATGCTCATGGAACTTCTCGACGAAGCCGTCAACTCCGAGCAGCGCGTACTCATCTTCACGCAGTACAAGGCCTTCGGCGCGATCCTTCAGCCCTACCTCGCCGAGCGGCTCGGTGAGCCCGTCCCGTTCCTGCACGGCGGGGTGGGAAAGGACGCGCGCGACGCAATGGTGGAGGGCTTCCAGTCCGCGGAGGGGCCCCGGGCGATGCTGCTGTCTCTCAAGGCGGGGGGGACCGGGTTGAACCTGACCGCGGCGTCGATCGTGATACACCTGGACAGGTGGTGGAACCCGGCCGTTGAGAACCAGGCCACCGACCGCGCGTACCGCATCGGCCAGGACAAGAACGTCACCGTGTACAAAATGATCACCCGTGGCACGCTGGAGGAGTCGATCCAGGATGTGCTGGATGGCAAGATGCACCTCGCCGGCACTGTCGTGGGCGAAGGCGAGGGATGGATCACCGAGCTCGACACCGACGATCTCGCGCGACTGATGAGCTACCGGGCGGAGGGAGACTGA
- a CDS encoding metallophosphoesterase family protein, whose product MSKLTFIHTSDLQLGMTRTFLPPEAQSRFDDARLRAVTRLGELATERGAEFIVVAGDVFEHNALEPRTLGRALEAFSRLPVPVYLLPGNHDPLVADSIFNRTESLDNVTVLDSCSVVQVRPGVEIAGAPLMSKHASEDLCAKTLRDLSPTDSIRVLVGHGQTEARTGEIKPDLIDLPNLEAKLADGTVDYVALGDTHSTRSLGTSGKVWFSGSPETTDFHDLTPGVAGGEVDSGNALVVALSKGNASVQKVPVGTWTFEALHFEVSGGADVDTLLARLRSYPDKERTVIKYAIVGTLGLEDTRRLEEGLAELEPVFASLRERDRLMDLHLEPGEDELANLPLGGFAADAMGELVGAASAGELAARDAVNLLFRLSREA is encoded by the coding sequence ATGAGCAAGCTGACCTTCATCCACACCTCCGACCTGCAGTTGGGAATGACGCGCACGTTCCTGCCGCCCGAGGCGCAATCGCGTTTCGACGATGCCCGGTTGCGCGCCGTGACACGCCTCGGCGAGCTGGCCACCGAGCGCGGCGCCGAGTTCATCGTCGTGGCAGGCGACGTGTTCGAGCACAACGCGCTTGAGCCGCGCACTCTCGGGCGCGCCCTCGAGGCGTTTTCCCGCTTGCCCGTGCCCGTGTACTTGCTGCCCGGCAACCATGACCCGCTCGTGGCGGATTCCATTTTCAATCGCACCGAATCCCTGGACAACGTCACCGTGCTCGATTCATGCTCGGTGGTTCAGGTCCGCCCCGGCGTTGAGATCGCCGGCGCGCCCCTCATGTCGAAGCATGCCTCCGAGGACCTGTGCGCGAAGACGCTGCGGGACCTCTCACCGACGGACTCCATCCGTGTCCTGGTCGGCCACGGCCAGACCGAGGCGCGTACCGGTGAGATCAAGCCCGACCTCATCGATTTGCCCAACTTGGAAGCCAAGCTTGCCGACGGCACCGTGGACTACGTCGCCCTCGGCGACACCCACTCCACCCGCTCGCTCGGTACGTCGGGGAAGGTGTGGTTTTCCGGATCTCCCGAGACGACGGACTTCCACGACCTCACACCCGGTGTCGCGGGCGGGGAGGTGGACTCCGGCAACGCACTTGTGGTTGCGCTGTCGAAGGGGAATGCCTCCGTGCAGAAGGTGCCGGTGGGCACATGGACGTTCGAGGCGCTGCACTTCGAGGTATCGGGCGGGGCCGACGTAGATACACTTCTGGCCCGGTTGCGCTCCTACCCGGACAAGGAGCGGACCGTGATCAAGTACGCCATCGTGGGCACCCTCGGCCTGGAGGACACGCGCAGGTTGGAGGAGGGGCTGGCCGAGCTGGAGCCGGTGTTCGCCTCTCTGCGCGAGCGCGACCGGCTCATGGATTTGCACCTCGAACCCGGTGAGGATGAGCTGGCCAATCTGCCGCTCGGCGGTTTCGCCGCCGACGCGATGGGTGAGCTCGTCGGTGCCGCGTCCGCCGGGGAGCTCGCCGCCCGTGATGCCGTCAACCTGCTGTTCCGGCTGTCCCGGGAGGCGTAA
- a CDS encoding AAA family ATPase, which produces MKIHSISLKNVRAVEHLELTGIPDTGVMLIHGDNEAGKSTVLDAIDVVLNFKHSSGDSRVKVLAPVGRDVGPEVTLSATVGPYTFTVRKVFLRKKRSELTITAPRREQYTGREADDKLDVILSEHLDTALASTLFLRQGEIDPGIAAAGIPSITRALDAGTHGAGEAGGAVSGTEDTELMARIDAEYQRYFTAKGGQKASFTELGKRRDAAAEKLSGLRAEVDRLASFVDEVARREGEISGIKAELPDAVVEEAARAEEAAAAKVLAEKAEAAKAEEKRAALDHKRSTEDIEARMAARQRVEELARDAEKLGSGLDAAREAVREEAAKVGKLTAQRDAAKRKVVTVRETVKAAEVARQRARSRVRAAELADVVARLGAVDEELSALRAAQPIKAVADSDIRALEKAREELTLQRRLRDAASAKLEVTGPEAAVVALDGMDVEFPGSATVGIHDGSTLALGEFEVVYRAGQGSAGPGADLDAAERAYAERLAALGCGDIEEARRRRDEHTELASSLQSTLRRREDVLGTRDADELRAEHTRLSEQAAGSDVEDPCGTEEEAEAALTRAQRHLDEATDALEHAEAVLAPWAEQKEATALAVLEARAESKAAEVSAARAQLDAAEEKTPLAELESAQEAAKQALDAATARCAELVRQLAEANPTLAADLFEGAQVRVRNLRTRLADAERRVAELTGRIEQAAGVAEQTDRAEAELDAAVSEFESATRRAEAVRLLRETMVRHRDEARARYAAPFAAALNRYASRVFGPDVEFTLGESLDIEARTLGGATVSLDQLSGGAKEQLALLVRFAIAELAGTGQTGRTPVPVIVDDALGATDPNRLELMNSLFNQVGRESQVFVLTCFPRRFDWVNVAKVASISELKQGGI; this is translated from the coding sequence ATGAAGATTCATTCCATCTCGCTGAAAAACGTACGCGCGGTTGAACACCTCGAGCTCACCGGCATCCCCGATACCGGGGTCATGCTCATCCACGGCGATAACGAGGCGGGTAAGTCCACAGTGCTCGACGCGATCGACGTCGTGCTCAACTTCAAGCATTCCTCGGGTGACAGCCGGGTCAAAGTCCTCGCGCCGGTGGGCCGAGATGTCGGGCCCGAGGTGACCCTTTCGGCCACGGTCGGGCCGTACACGTTCACCGTGCGCAAAGTGTTTCTGCGCAAGAAGCGCTCCGAGCTGACCATCACCGCGCCGCGCCGCGAGCAATACACGGGCCGCGAGGCGGACGACAAGCTCGATGTGATCCTCAGTGAACACCTCGACACGGCCCTTGCCTCCACCTTGTTCCTGCGCCAGGGCGAGATCGACCCGGGCATTGCCGCCGCCGGCATTCCGTCCATCACACGCGCTCTGGACGCGGGCACTCACGGCGCCGGGGAAGCGGGCGGCGCTGTTTCCGGCACCGAGGACACAGAACTGATGGCGCGCATCGACGCGGAGTACCAGCGCTACTTCACCGCCAAGGGCGGGCAGAAGGCGTCGTTTACGGAACTGGGCAAGCGCAGGGACGCCGCCGCCGAGAAGCTCTCGGGCTTGCGAGCCGAAGTCGACCGGCTCGCCAGCTTCGTGGACGAGGTGGCGCGCCGGGAAGGCGAGATCTCGGGTATCAAGGCCGAGCTACCGGACGCGGTGGTGGAGGAGGCCGCGCGTGCGGAGGAGGCGGCCGCCGCGAAGGTGCTGGCGGAGAAGGCGGAGGCTGCGAAAGCTGAGGAGAAGCGCGCTGCCCTCGACCACAAACGTTCGACCGAGGATATCGAGGCCCGCATGGCCGCCCGGCAGCGAGTTGAAGAACTGGCCCGCGACGCCGAGAAGCTGGGCTCCGGGCTAGACGCGGCGCGCGAGGCGGTGCGCGAAGAGGCCGCGAAAGTGGGGAAGCTGACAGCGCAGCGTGACGCCGCCAAACGCAAGGTCGTGACCGTGCGCGAGACCGTGAAAGCTGCGGAAGTGGCCCGACAGCGCGCTCGCAGCCGCGTACGCGCAGCCGAGCTCGCCGACGTCGTGGCTCGCCTCGGTGCGGTGGACGAGGAACTGTCCGCGCTGCGGGCGGCTCAACCGATTAAAGCGGTCGCAGATTCTGACATCCGCGCGCTGGAGAAGGCTCGGGAGGAGCTCACCTTGCAGCGCAGGTTGCGCGACGCGGCGTCCGCCAAGCTCGAAGTCACCGGCCCCGAGGCCGCCGTCGTCGCGCTTGACGGAATGGATGTGGAGTTCCCGGGCTCGGCCACCGTCGGAATCCACGACGGGTCGACGCTCGCTCTCGGTGAATTCGAGGTGGTCTACCGCGCCGGGCAAGGCAGCGCGGGGCCCGGTGCAGATCTCGACGCCGCGGAGCGCGCATACGCTGAACGTCTCGCGGCCCTGGGATGCGGGGACATCGAAGAGGCACGTCGCCGCCGGGACGAACACACTGAGCTGGCCTCCTCTCTGCAGTCGACACTGCGCAGGCGCGAGGACGTCTTGGGTACTCGCGACGCGGATGAGCTGCGCGCGGAGCACACCCGGTTAAGCGAGCAGGCCGCCGGTTCCGACGTTGAAGACCCATGCGGCACCGAGGAGGAAGCGGAGGCGGCTCTCACCAGGGCTCAGCGGCACCTCGACGAGGCGACCGATGCATTGGAGCACGCCGAGGCGGTGCTCGCGCCGTGGGCGGAGCAGAAGGAGGCGACCGCACTCGCAGTGCTTGAGGCGCGGGCTGAATCAAAGGCAGCCGAAGTCTCCGCCGCACGAGCTCAGCTGGACGCCGCCGAGGAGAAAACCCCGCTCGCCGAGCTTGAGTCCGCGCAGGAGGCCGCGAAGCAGGCCCTGGATGCCGCCACGGCGCGTTGCGCAGAGCTCGTCCGTCAGCTCGCGGAAGCGAACCCCACCCTCGCCGCCGATCTTTTTGAGGGTGCGCAGGTCCGAGTGCGCAACCTGCGAACCCGATTGGCGGACGCGGAACGCAGGGTTGCCGAATTGACCGGCCGCATCGAGCAGGCCGCCGGTGTCGCCGAGCAAACTGACCGCGCGGAGGCGGAACTGGACGCCGCGGTGTCCGAGTTCGAGTCCGCAACGCGGCGCGCGGAGGCGGTGCGGTTGCTCCGTGAGACGATGGTGCGACACCGAGATGAGGCGCGGGCCCGCTACGCCGCTCCGTTCGCCGCCGCTCTCAACCGGTACGCATCCCGTGTCTTCGGCCCGGACGTCGAGTTCACGCTGGGGGAGTCCCTCGACATCGAGGCGCGCACGCTGGGCGGCGCCACCGTCTCCCTTGACCAACTCTCCGGCGGTGCGAAGGAGCAGCTGGCGCTGCTGGTCAGGTTCGCCATCGCGGAGCTCGCCGGAACGGGGCAAACGGGGCGCACCCCGGTGCCAGTGATTGTGGACGACGCGCTGGGTGCAACGGACCCGAACCGCCTGGAACTGATGAACTCCCTGTTCAACCAGGTGGGGCGCGAGTCGCAAGTGTTTGTTCTGACCTGTTTCCCGCGACGCTTTGACTGGGTCAACGTTGCCAAGGTGGCGTCGATTAGCGAGCTCAAACAGGGGGGCATATAG